In Candidatus Tectomicrobia bacterium, the genomic stretch GATCGTGACCGAGCCCGGCCTCCGGAGCCCCGAGGAGGCCGAGGCCTTCGTGCGCAAGCTCCGCACCCTGGTGCGCTACCTGGGCATCTGCGACGGCAACATGCAGGAGGGGAGCCTGCGCTGCGACGCGAACATCTCGCTCCGCCCCCAAGGCGCGGAGAAGCTGGGGGCCAAGGTCGAGATCAAGAACATCAACTCCTTCCGCAACCTCAGGCGCGCCCTCGAGTACGAGGAGGTGCGCCAGGCCAAGCTCCTCGACGCGGGCCGGACGATCGAGCAGGAGACCCGGCTCTGGAACGAGGCCCAGGGGGCGACCCTCCCGATGCGCTCCAAGGAGTACGCCCACGACTACCGCTACTTCCCGGACCCGGACCTCGTGCCCTTGAAAGTGGGGCAGGACTGGCTGGACCGGGTGCGGGCCGCGCTGCCCGAGCTCCCGGACGCCAAGCGCGAGCGCTTCCAGCGGGAGTACAGCCTGCCCGCCTACGACGCCGAGGTGCTGACCGAGGAGCGGGCGCTCGCGGACTACTACGAGAAAGTTGTGGAAGAGACAGGCATTAAACTTGCCAAGGTGGCGAGCAATATGGTGATGGGGGAATTCTTGCGTCTCTTAAACGAGCTCAAGGTGGGTTTCGAGCTCTTGGCACAAATGAATTCTGGCAAAGTAAAATACGAGGATCATTCTATCTCCTCTCCTAAGCGTCTTGGCCAGCTTATTAAGCTCCATTCTGTACCCAAGCCCCCGAGTAATACACCCTTGATCAGCGGAACGATTGCAAAAGCCATCCT encodes the following:
- the gatB gene encoding Asp-tRNA(Asn)/Glu-tRNA(Gln) amidotransferase subunit GatB; protein product: MPYETVIGLEVHAQLSTRSKIFCASSAAFGAAPNAHTCTVDLGLPGVLPVLNREVVEYTLRLGLAVGAGVAPACRFARKHYFYPDLPKGYQISQYEEPICTGGEVRLLLKNGTGRRVRLTRIHMEEDAGKLIHGEELGDPAHSYVDFNRAGVPLLEIVTEPGLRSPEEAEAFVRKLRTLVRYLGICDGNMQEGSLRCDANISLRPQGAEKLGAKVEIKNINSFRNLRRALEYEEVRQAKLLDAGRTIEQETRLWNEAQGATLPMRSKEYAHDYRYFPDPDLVPLKVGQDWLDRVRAALPELPDAKRERFQREYSLPAYDAEVLTEERALADYYEKVVEETGIKLAKVASNMVMGEFLRLLNELKVGFELLAQMNSGKVKYEDHSISSPKRLGQLIKLHSVPKPPSNTPLISGTIAKAILPKMSQGEYITMELEDIVKMEGGGQISDAGALDAAIEAVLSANPKEVEAYKGGRKQLLGFFTGQVMKATGGKANPQALQAALKAKLD